Proteins from one Bartonella sp. HY328 genomic window:
- a CDS encoding RHS repeat domain-containing protein yields the protein MQDETIYHYDQTGLLSRAENNSAVVAFKRDALGRVISETKGPNGERVHLTYDSRNRVIERRVKKNGFRIKIWKYQWDAKDRLIG from the coding sequence TTGCAAGATGAAACCATCTATCATTATGATCAAACCGGCTTATTAAGCCGTGCTGAAAATAATTCGGCTGTCGTTGCTTTCAAGCGTGATGCCCTTGGCCGCGTAATCAGTGAGACCAAAGGCCCTAATGGCGAGCGCGTTCATCTAACCTATGATAGCCGCAATCGTGTGATTGAACGGCGGGTTAAAAAAAATGGCTTCCGCATTAAAATCTGGAAATATCAATGGGATGCTAAAGATAGGCTGATTGGCTGA
- a CDS encoding RHS repeat-associated core domain-containing protein: protein MNFLNDLRVVSDPVSVSDGKLIGSDIDFAISFDIPVIIDRHYSSAKSNITPLGRSRFSSIDSFIIADENDPKLLHYFDGLGRDVHFARPIPSPGKYSSNNVFRGLKLYAGKNRQLILKEQKLTTYFQKFDDGKWRIQSIEDRCGNKIIYTYIDINLAKITVPNGLSFEFLYQNNLRTQIYLIGRLGTKQHILSYEYDSRKNLSAVIHHYGKSFKFLHDEKDQLVEWTDSFGTHTKHYYDDQKRVVKTITNGPYNGDAFSYDENGITHFFPEGKKEKEILFFSDHNRQVYREIHPLGKEVLREYNQNRQLVSEINGEGNITSYEYDQSGNITFINDGEGREHFYSYDEWGNLKLDIDGRGRKWRYRYDENGSLVAIISPEDKVLMEINNDDFGRPVAVMRSDGYLQQMKYNEFGDLIISSDFSSARSKYNYDEFGRLTTIIDAMGHETSLFYKDIAGYNFWQASAIRRPDGALIELKIDKNGTQYSTKDGENRNTTYNYGPFALLKTIEDAKGGKLEFTYDGQEKLASVTNQLGQKWLFERDAAGRVVKEIDFSGLTQKYIYDKADRIIEVQYVDGAKILFEYDQSGLLIKEQAYAPDGQLQDETNYNYDDSGLLTRTENNSAVISFIRDKLGRVSQEKLNGRAVDNIFDCCGRRVGRLINDKNFVKTLYDPMGRFSELTIGDHAALKMTLDPLGRELKRESAAGFVLNQSYDVLGQLKSQIGGFAIASLGRGLEGAMAAQQQGIDPSKATSQVERYFNWNKSFEPLAIDDKRWGNTSYNYDANGQIVESTSIDGTVERFRYDSALNISGFSGGNTADTAKFEQWLSRQGGAISEAKGPNGERVHLTYDSRNRVIERRVEKNGFRIKIWKYQWDAKNRLIGCIPPTGERWTYHYDPFGRRIFKINASIAQKALLAQSPNVTELEKNRGAYHEDKHQRGSGDMSGETIVGTAYLWDAHTIAEEAPLKASGEADWDKATKWHYEPNTFRPIAKETANSELFYIVNDHLGTPREMFSEDGKLVWAAQYRTWGAIHKIWQADNDNDIRGPYPPPIRGNLAFKYDTVEAQAAQTCPIRFQGQWEDAETGLYYNRYRYYDPLAAQYISPDPIGLAGGLRSNGYVHNPNAWIDPWGLARAPVPVPCCGPSGNLDWSGVDKHGVSRKDHVIAHETDIPTKDIQGVFSNNAITQVEDAWAIAKQQGIIPTLDKYGNWKYTIPAPGAGIMGGVEGAKLGNPILNNVTIITKPGTNHVITAFPSL from the coding sequence ATGAATTTTTTAAATGATTTAAGAGTTGTAAGTGATCCGGTCTCAGTAAGTGATGGTAAGCTTATTGGAAGTGATATTGATTTTGCTATTTCATTTGATATTCCCGTTATTATTGATAGGCATTATTCGTCAGCCAAATCCAATATCACCCCTCTTGGCCGGTCACGCTTTTCTTCCATTGATAGTTTTATCATAGCCGATGAAAATGATCCCAAATTATTGCACTATTTTGACGGTCTTGGTCGTGATGTGCATTTTGCCCGTCCCATTCCATCGCCTGGTAAGTATTCATCTAATAACGTTTTTCGTGGTTTAAAATTATATGCCGGTAAAAACCGTCAACTTATTTTAAAAGAACAAAAACTCACCACTTATTTTCAAAAATTTGATGATGGCAAATGGCGCATTCAATCCATTGAAGATCGCTGTGGCAATAAAATTATTTATACCTATATTGATATTAATCTTGCTAAAATTACTGTTCCTAACGGTCTTTCTTTTGAATTTTTATATCAAAATAATTTACGCACACAAATCTATTTAATTGGTAGGCTAGGCACTAAACAGCATATTTTAAGCTATGAATATGATAGCCGTAAAAATCTAAGTGCTGTTATTCATCATTATGGAAAAAGCTTTAAATTTCTTCATGATGAAAAAGATCAGTTGGTTGAGTGGACGGATTCTTTTGGTACGCATACGAAACATTATTATGATGATCAAAAACGCGTTGTTAAAACTATCACCAATGGCCCTTATAATGGTGATGCTTTTTCCTATGATGAAAATGGTATAACGCATTTTTTTCCTGAAGGAAAAAAAGAAAAAGAGATTTTATTTTTTTCTGATCATAATAGGCAAGTCTATCGTGAAATCCACCCCTTAGGAAAAGAGGTTTTACGGGAATATAATCAGAACCGCCAACTTGTTAGCGAAATAAATGGTGAAGGTAATATTACATCTTATGAGTATGATCAAAGTGGTAATATTACATTTATTAATGATGGCGAAGGCCGCGAACATTTTTATTCCTATGACGAGTGGGGTAATCTTAAACTTGATATTGATGGTAGGGGGCGCAAATGGCGCTATCGTTATGATGAAAATGGTAGTCTTGTAGCAATCATTTCTCCAGAAGACAAAGTTCTTATGGAGATAAACAATGATGATTTTGGCAGGCCCGTAGCTGTTATGCGTAGTGATGGCTACTTACAGCAAATGAAATATAATGAATTTGGCGATTTAATAATATCGTCAGATTTTAGCTCTGCCAGATCTAAATATAACTATGATGAATTTGGACGTTTAACCACCATCATTGATGCGATGGGGCATGAAACATCTTTGTTTTATAAAGATATTGCAGGATATAATTTTTGGCAAGCGTCAGCTATTCGCCGTCCTGATGGGGCTCTTATTGAATTAAAAATTGATAAAAATGGTACACAATATAGCACTAAAGATGGTGAAAATCGTAATACCACTTATAATTATGGGCCATTTGCACTTTTAAAAACCATTGAAGATGCTAAAGGTGGCAAGCTCGAATTTACTTATGATGGGCAAGAAAAATTAGCCAGTGTTACCAATCAACTTGGGCAAAAATGGCTATTTGAACGTGACGCGGCTGGTCGCGTGGTTAAAGAAATTGATTTTTCGGGCCTTACACAAAAATATATTTATGACAAAGCAGATCGTATTATTGAAGTTCAATATGTAGATGGCGCAAAAATCCTTTTTGAATATGATCAATCGGGTTTATTAATTAAGGAACAAGCCTATGCTCCCGATGGGCAATTACAAGATGAAACCAATTATAATTATGATGATAGCGGTCTTTTAACCCGTACTGAAAATAATTCCGCAGTTATTAGCTTTATTCGCGATAAACTTGGGCGCGTCTCGCAAGAAAAGCTCAATGGTCGCGCAGTAGATAATATTTTTGACTGCTGCGGTCGGCGGGTTGGGCGTTTAATAAATGATAAGAATTTTGTAAAAACCCTTTATGACCCGATGGGGCGTTTTTCAGAACTAACAATTGGTGATCACGCAGCGTTGAAAATGACGCTTGATCCATTGGGGCGTGAATTAAAACGTGAAAGTGCGGCTGGTTTTGTTTTAAACCAAAGCTATGATGTGCTTGGCCAGTTAAAAAGCCAGATTGGCGGCTTTGCCATTGCCTCATTAGGTCGTGGCCTTGAAGGGGCAATGGCCGCACAACAACAAGGCATTGATCCTTCTAAAGCCACCTCACAAGTTGAACGCTATTTTAATTGGAACAAAAGTTTTGAACCCCTTGCTATTGATGATAAAAGATGGGGTAATACCTCTTATAATTATGATGCTAATGGCCAAATAGTCGAGAGCACATCAATTGATGGCACCGTTGAACGCTTCCGTTATGATAGTGCCTTAAATATTAGCGGCTTTTCTGGTGGAAACACTGCAGATACTGCAAAGTTTGAGCAATGGCTATCGCGCCAAGGTGGTGCGATTAGTGAAGCGAAAGGCCCCAATGGCGAGCGCGTTCATTTAACCTATGACAGCCGTAATCGTGTGATTGAACGGCGTGTTGAAAAAAATGGCTTCCGCATTAAAATTTGGAAATATCAATGGGATGCAAAAAATCGACTGATTGGTTGTATACCCCCAACGGGAGAACGCTGGACATATCATTATGATCCATTCGGGCGGCGTATCTTTAAAATCAATGCCAGCATTGCGCAAAAGGCATTATTAGCACAATCGCCCAATGTGACAGAGTTGGAAAAGAATCGCGGTGCTTATCATGAAGATAAACACCAACGCGGCAGTGGCGATATGTCGGGGGAGACTATCGTCGGCACAGCCTATCTATGGGATGCACATACAATAGCTGAAGAAGCACCATTAAAAGCAAGTGGTGAAGCTGATTGGGATAAAGCCACCAAATGGCATTATGAGCCTAATACATTTAGGCCAATTGCTAAAGAAACAGCAAATAGTGAACTGTTCTACATCGTCAATGATCATCTTGGCACACCGCGCGAAATGTTTAGCGAGGACGGTAAACTTGTTTGGGCAGCGCAATATCGCACATGGGGCGCAATTCATAAAATATGGCAAGCAGATAATGACAATGATATTCGTGGCCCCTATCCGCCACCAATACGTGGCAATTTAGCATTCAAGTATGACACGGTGGAGGCACAAGCCGCGCAAACCTGCCCCATCCGCTTTCAAGGCCAATGGGAAGATGCGGAAACTGGTCTTTACTACAACCGCTATCGCTATTATGATCCACTCGCCGCGCAATATATCTCTCCTGATCCTATTGGTTTGGCTGGTGGGTTGAGGTCTAATGGCTATGTCCACAATCCCAATGCATGGATTGATCCGTGGGGGCTAGCAAGAGCACCAGTTCCAGTGCCATGTTGCGGGCCTAGTGGGAATTTAGATTGGAGTGGTGTTGATAAACATGGAGTATCACGTAAAGACCATGTAATTGCTCATGAAACAGATATTCCCACCAAAGATATTCAAGGTGTTTTTTCGAACAATGCAATTACGCAAGTAGAAGATGCTTGGGCAATAGCCAAACAACAAGGCATAATACCAACACTAGATAAGTACGGAAACTGGAAGTATACAATTCCAGCACCCGGTGCGGGTATAATGGGTGGTGTCGAAGGTGCAAAGCTAGGCAATCCTATTTTAAATAACGTAACTATTATTACTAAACCTGGCACAAACCATGTTATTACTGCCTTCCCGTCACTTTAA
- a CDS encoding DUF4150 domain-containing protein, protein MAHPISTRRAGDNFIHSIGPDVCWTPMGSIEVPVPYYSIVFFDNSTRASHDVNDNELADFDLNTRAKGVTGHEPGTGKGIFVPGYCAFGGPKKSTSNIYTNGFQIVRDGDPAMINSPTEQAQEMQAPWINITLTKTEET, encoded by the coding sequence CATCCAATTTCAACAAGGCGTGCAGGCGATAATTTTATCCATTCTATAGGTCCAGATGTGTGCTGGACACCTATGGGATCAATTGAGGTGCCTGTACCGTATTATTCAATTGTTTTTTTTGATAATTCAACTCGTGCATCACATGATGTTAATGATAATGAGCTTGCCGATTTTGATCTTAATACTCGTGCAAAAGGTGTAACAGGCCATGAACCTGGTACGGGTAAAGGAATTTTTGTGCCTGGTTATTGTGCTTTTGGTGGGCCCAAAAAATCGACATCCAATATTTATACTAATGGTTTTCAAATTGTAAGAGATGGCGACCCCGCGATGATCAATAGCCCAACTGAGCAAGCGCAAGAAATGCAAGCTCCATGGATAAATATAACCTTGACGAAAACCGAAGAGACGTAA
- the galE gene encoding UDP-glucose 4-epimerase GalE — protein sequence MTILVTGGAGYIGSHTCVALLNAGYNVVIVDNFDNSHPEVIKRIEKITGRTVINEPGDIRDREFLESVLTRHKCTAVIHFAGLKAVGESAEKPLLYYDCNVSGTLRLLQAMQRAGVKKIIFSSTATVYGTPAYLPYDEKHPLAPESVYGRTKLTVENMLRDLYTSQPDWSVVILRYFNPVGAHESGLIGEDPKGIPNNLMPIVAQVAAGRRDHLMIWGNDYKTRDGTGVRDYIHVEDLANGHVSALKLTDKPNCEVVNLGCGKGYSVLEVIKEFQHISNREIKYEIGPRRAGDIGEFYANPETAKHKLNWQANRDLRKMCADMWNFQVKNPEGYQ from the coding sequence ATGACAATTCTTGTAACAGGTGGCGCCGGCTATATCGGCTCGCATACATGTGTAGCACTTTTAAATGCTGGCTATAATGTGGTTATTGTTGATAATTTTGACAACAGCCACCCAGAGGTTATCAAGCGCATTGAAAAAATTACCGGCCGCACGGTAATTAATGAGCCGGGCGACATTCGTGACCGTGAATTTTTAGAATCTGTACTAACCCGCCATAAATGCACGGCAGTCATTCATTTTGCTGGCTTAAAAGCCGTAGGTGAATCTGCTGAAAAGCCATTGCTTTATTATGATTGCAATGTCAGTGGCACCTTAAGGCTGTTGCAAGCCATGCAACGAGCTGGCGTTAAAAAGATCATCTTTTCATCCACCGCCACCGTTTACGGCACGCCAGCCTATCTACCCTATGATGAGAAACATCCCCTTGCCCCAGAAAGTGTTTATGGCAGAACCAAATTAACCGTTGAAAATATGCTACGCGATTTATATACCAGCCAACCCGATTGGAGCGTCGTGATATTGCGCTATTTTAACCCAGTTGGCGCCCATGAAAGCGGCCTAATTGGTGAAGACCCAAAAGGCATTCCCAATAATCTTATGCCAATTGTTGCACAAGTAGCAGCAGGACGGCGTGACCATTTAATGATTTGGGGCAATGATTATAAAACCCGTGATGGCACTGGCGTGCGCGACTATATCCATGTTGAAGATTTAGCAAATGGCCATGTTAGCGCGTTAAAGCTGACCGATAAACCAAATTGCGAAGTGGTTAATCTTGGTTGTGGCAAAGGCTATAGCGTTTTGGAAGTGATTAAAGAATTTCAACATATTTCAAACCGTGAAATTAAATATGAAATTGGCCCACGCCGCGCCGGCGATATTGGCGAATTTTATGCCAATCCTGAAACGGCAAAGCATAAATTAAATTGGCAAGCAAACCGCGATTTAAGAAAAATGTGCGCGGATATGTGGAACTTTCAAGTAAAAAACCCCGAAGGTTACCAATAA